DNA sequence from the Sinomonas terrae genome:
CTCGGCTACTACAAGAAGTACGGCGTGAACGTCCAACTCTCCACGGAGCAGGAGGGCGGCGTCGGCGCCGAGGACGCGATGGCGTCGGGCCAGGTTGACTTGGCTGGCGCCTGGTACATCCACACGATCGACTTCCAGTCGAAGGGCAAGGATGTCATCAATCTCGTGCAACTCTCCGGCGCTCCGGGGGAGCGGATCATGTGCAACCCGAAGGCCAACGTCCACTCGGGTGCGGATCTCAAGGGCAAGACTGTCGGCGTGACCGACCTGGGTTCCGGCACGGATGAACTGACCCAGTTCATCGCCGCGAAGGCCGGCGTGTCGAAGAACGACTACCACACCATCGCCGTCGGCGCTGGCTCCACGGCGATCGCGGCTATCCAGCGCGGCTCCGCCGACTGCGTCATGACCACCCAGCCAACCGTCGGCGCACTCGAAAGCAAGAACCTTGCTGTTCCTGCGATCGACCTCGCGACGGCTGACGGAGCCAAGGCCGCCCTCGGCGGCACGCTGCCCTCGGCGGGTCTCCTGGCCCGTGCCGACTGGGTCAAGAACAACGAGGACACGGTGCAGAAGGTCGTGGATGCGCTCGTCGACACGATGCACTGGATCAGCACCCACTCGGCGGCCGACATCGCGGACAAGCTCCCGCAGTCCTTCGTCCAGAACAGCACCATCACCAAGGACCAGTACGTTTCGGGTCTGAACCAGGACAAGGCGCAGTTCCTGCCTGACGGCATCATGCCGGCCGGCGGCCCGAAGACGATCTTCGACGAGGAGAAGACCATCGGCGTCGATACCTCCAAGATCACCTACGCCGACACCTTCACCAACAAGTACGCCCAGGCCGCGCTCAAGCTCGAGGGCTACACCGCAAGTTCGACGCCGGCTGGTGACAATGGCTAACCACCTCCGCGCTCGATAAACTCCCCGGGGCCGCGCCCCCCATCGGGCCCGGGGAAAGCGGCGGGCTCGCACCTCGAAAGGTGCGGGCCCGCCGTCGTGCGCCCAGGGCGGAGAAATCACCGGGAGTCGCTCCGAGGACTTGACGTGGGGCACACCCCAAGGGGTTGGCTGGAGGCATGACTGAGCAGACGCGAACCCTCGGTACCGTTTCCCCTCTGACTGTTTCCTCCATGGGCCTCGGCTGCATGGGGATGTCCGAGTTCTACGGAGCGCCGGACGAGGCCTCGGGCATCGAAACCATCCACCGCGCACTCGACCTCGGCATCACGTTCATCGACACGGCTGACATGTACGGGCCGTTCACGAACGAGAAGCTCGTGGGCCGGGCGATTTCCGGCCGACGCGACGAGGTCCAGCTCGCGACCAAGTTCGGCAACGTGCGCGGTGAGAACGGCGAACGGCTCGGCATCAACGGAAGCCCCGAGTATGTGCGCTCGGCCTGCGATGCCTCGCTCGCCCGGCTCGGCGTGGACCACATCGACCTCTACTACCAGCACCGGGTCGATCAGAAGGTCCCAATCGAGGAGACTGTGGGCGCGATGGCGGAGCTCGTCGAGGCCGGCAAGGTTCGTCACCTCGGCCTCTCGGAGGCTTCCCCGCAGACCATTCGCCGTGCGCATGCCGTGCACCCGATCACTGCCCTGCAGACGGAATACTCGCTCTTCACGCGTGACCTCGAAGACGAGATCCTTCCGACAATCCGCGAGCTCGGCATCGGCCTCGTGCCGTACTCCCCGCTGGGCCGCGGGATCCTCACGGGCCGCCTCACAGCCGAGTCGCTCTCGAAGGAAGGCGATGCGCGCAGCAGCCGCTACTTCCCACGGTTCCAGGGTGAGGCGCTTGAGGAGAACCTCCGGCTCGTCGACCAGATCAAGGCGATCGCCGAGCAGAAGGGCGTGACCCCGGGCCAGATCGCTCTCGCGTGGGTCCTAGCTCAGGGCGACGACGTGGTGCCGATTCCCGGAACCAAGCGGGTCAAGTACCTCGAGGAGAACGCGGCCGCCCGCGATATCCGCCTCTCCGGCGACGACCTCAGGGCCCTCGAGGAAGCCGTGCCGCGGGGCGCCGTCGTCGGCTCCCGCTACGGCGACATGAGCAGCATCGACCAAGGCTGAGGTGCTTCGGGCGCCTCCCGGCCGCGAGACGGGAGGCGCCCGCATCGTGTCAAGATCCCTTATGCGGGCAGAATGGCGTCATGCGCACCTTTGGGGTAGAGGAAGAGCTCCTCGTCGTGGATCCCACGACGGGCCAGGCCCTTCCGCTTGCCGATCGCATGCTCGCGGTGGCCGGCAGACCACAGGACATGTCCCACGAGTTCAAGCTCGAGCAGATCGAGATCCAGACCGTCCCGTGCCGCGATCATGACGAAATCCTCGGCGCCCTGTACACCGGGCGGCGGCTCGCGGACAGGGCGGCCCGCGCGTGCGGCGGCCGGATCGCAGCCCTTGCCACCTCGCCCCTCCCGGTCGAGAGCTCGCTTACCCCGAACGATCGGTTCGCCCGGATGAACCACGAATTCGGGCTCATCTCCCGCGAGCAGCTCACATGCGGCCTGCACGTGCATGTCGGCGTGGACTCGCCGGCCGAAGGCGTCGCCATCCTCGACCGGATCCGGGAATGGCTCCCGGCTCTCGTCGCGCTCACGGGCAACTCGCCTTATTGGTTCGGCATCGACACCGGCTACTCGAGCTTCCGGACCCAGGCCTGGAACCGCTGGCCCTCCTCAGGCCCCCAAGAGATCTTCGGGGAGGCCGCGACCTACCGCAAGCGGGTCGACGCCATGATCGCAACGGGCGCGATCCTCGACGAGGGCATGGCCTACTTCGATGCGCGGCTCTCGCGGCTCCACCC
Encoded proteins:
- a CDS encoding aldo/keto reductase, translating into MTEQTRTLGTVSPLTVSSMGLGCMGMSEFYGAPDEASGIETIHRALDLGITFIDTADMYGPFTNEKLVGRAISGRRDEVQLATKFGNVRGENGERLGINGSPEYVRSACDASLARLGVDHIDLYYQHRVDQKVPIEETVGAMAELVEAGKVRHLGLSEASPQTIRRAHAVHPITALQTEYSLFTRDLEDEILPTIRELGIGLVPYSPLGRGILTGRLTAESLSKEGDARSSRYFPRFQGEALEENLRLVDQIKAIAEQKGVTPGQIALAWVLAQGDDVVPIPGTKRVKYLEENAAARDIRLSGDDLRALEEAVPRGAVVGSRYGDMSSIDQG
- a CDS encoding glutamate--cysteine ligase encodes the protein MRTFGVEEELLVVDPTTGQALPLADRMLAVAGRPQDMSHEFKLEQIEIQTVPCRDHDEILGALYTGRRLADRAARACGGRIAALATSPLPVESSLTPNDRFARMNHEFGLISREQLTCGLHVHVGVDSPAEGVAILDRIREWLPALVALTGNSPYWFGIDTGYSSFRTQAWNRWPSSGPQEIFGEAATYRKRVDAMIATGAILDEGMAYFDARLSRLHPTVEVRVADVPLLAADSALVAVLVRALVETAAREANDGVAPLGTSVALLRLAAWRASRSGLDGELVHPATCLPVPAAEALDALLAHVAPVLRETGEFRRTERAFAEVLERGTGARAQRLAAEAAGIPAAVRMALERTASPEGTWDDGSRVALSVVRRATNVLSA
- a CDS encoding ABC transporter substrate-binding protein, coding for MKKHTIFSVAAAGVIALGLAACGSNSASSGSASGGSSGSANASMPTVKMMVGGIDKQIYLPYQLAEQLGYYKKYGVNVQLSTEQEGGVGAEDAMASGQVDLAGAWYIHTIDFQSKGKDVINLVQLSGAPGERIMCNPKANVHSGADLKGKTVGVTDLGSGTDELTQFIAAKAGVSKNDYHTIAVGAGSTAIAAIQRGSADCVMTTQPTVGALESKNLAVPAIDLATADGAKAALGGTLPSAGLLARADWVKNNEDTVQKVVDALVDTMHWISTHSAADIADKLPQSFVQNSTITKDQYVSGLNQDKAQFLPDGIMPAGGPKTIFDEEKTIGVDTSKITYADTFTNKYAQAALKLEGYTASSTPAGDNG